One region of Mustelus asterias unplaced genomic scaffold, sMusAst1.hap1.1 HAP1_SCAFFOLD_129, whole genome shotgun sequence genomic DNA includes:
- the LOC144484819 gene encoding uncharacterized protein LOC144484819 produces the protein MRRRSVTLLGALRVRETVFPALQAPGGGFKFEKSEIVPEDIKRGGFANRNLKASHQALTESLIRTGKPLPVSPSECQEMYRDADTHTMGKPWKCGDCGKGFRFPSVLETHQRSHTGERPFTCSVCGKGFSDLSTLLKHQRVHTGERLFTCSNCGKGFTQSSHLLTHQRVHTGEKPFTCSVCGKGFGDSSSLLRHQQVHTGERPFTCSECEKGFRDLSTLRRHQRVHTGERRFTCSDCGEGFTRPSTLLTHQQVHE, from the exons ATGCGCAGGCGCAGTGTCACTTTACTCGGAGCCCTGCGAGTGCGGGAGACTGTTTTTCCAGCG ctgcaggctccagGAGGAGGTTTTAAATTTGAAAAGAGTGAAATTGTTCCAGAG gatattaaaaggggaggatttgcCAACAGAAATCTCAAAGCTTCACACCAagctctgacagagtcactcattaGGACGGGGAAACCATTGCCTGTTTCACCATCAGAGTGTCAGGAAATGTACCGAGACGCAGACACCCACACCATGggaaaaccgtggaaatgtggggattgtggaaagggattcagattcCCGTCTGTGCTGGAAacacatcaacgcagtcacactggggagagaccgttcacctgctccgtgtgtgggaaaggattcagtgatttatctactctgctgaaacaccagcgagttcacactggggagagactgttcacctgttccaattgtgggaagggcttcactcagtcatcccatctgctgacacaccagcgagttcacactggagagaagccgttcacctgctccgtgtgtgggaaaggattcggagATTCCTccagtctgctgagacaccagcaagttcacactggggaaagaccattcacctgctcagagtgtgagaagggattccgTGATTTATcaaccctgcggagacaccagcgagttcacactggggagagacgatttacctgctctgactgtggggagggattcactcggccaTCCacgctgctgacacaccagcaagttcacgagtga